Genomic DNA from Thermodesulfobacteriota bacterium:
CCGTCAAATTCTTTTAAAGTGCGTATTGCCTTATTAACACTCACAGGGTTTCCAATCTGAATGGCGTTGGCTAGAGTTTTTTTAGCCTTTACTGGATGAAACTCTTGAAAATTGTTTAGGTAGCTTAAGTATAGAGGGTTTGCATGCTCTGCCTGTGCACATACTAACCTTGGCAACTTCTTAATTAGGCCAAGATCGCGCATCATCAAAAACCCTTTTCCAAGAGCTGAAATGTTTCCTAAATTTCCACCCGGAATAATAATCCAGTCAGGCACCTCCCAATCAAACTGCTGGCATAGCTCAACACTTATAGTTTTTTGTCCCTCAATCCTAAGAGAGTTAATTGAATTAGCTAAGTAGATATTGTTTTCAGAACAGATCTTTTGCACCATTTCCATGCATCCATCAAAATCGGTATCAAGTGATAAGACCATGGCGCCGTTTGAGATTGGCTGAACTAGTTGAGCAACCGACACTTTATCCTTTGGCAGAAATACTATTGCCGGAATTCCAGCCGAGGCGCAGTATGCTGCAAGTGCCGCTGATGTGTCCCCCGTTGATGCGCATGCAACTGCAGGCACCTCTTTACCGCTAGCTTTCATCTGCTGTACAACTGATACTAAAACAGTCATGCCCAAATCTTTGAAAGAACCTGTATGGCTGTTGCCGCACATTTTGAGCCAAATGTCTTCCATGCCAATCTGTTTTCCAAACCTCTCGGCCCAGAACAGATTTGTAGCCCCTTCATACATAGAGACAATATTTTCATCTTCAACGTATGGGCAAACCCATTCTTTTTTACCCCACACCGAGCTTCCATAGGGCCAGGACTGTCTTCTGTAGCGGTCATCAAATATGGACTTCCACTCATCGGCAGATGTTTTTTTAAGCTCATCCATATCGTGAGTAACTTCTAGTAAATTTTTACATGTTCTGCATCTGTATACGATTTCATCCAGTGGATAGGTCTCACCGCACGATTCATCTATACATCTAAACCAAGCTTTATATTTGCTCATAGGTAAACAAAATACATCTTGCAATTTTGACTGTCAAACATTTGAGCTAATACATGAACTCATTCAGAATAGCTACTCTGGATAAATTGATTCATATAAGCAAGTTTTGTGTTTAACAAACTCAAAAAAATGGCATATGATAATTAAAGATGTTCTTAATGATTGCGCTCTAAGTTTCTGTAATCTGTTGATAATAAGTGAAATTGGTTATTGACAGAAGATGTGTGTTTTGGTAAGCTGAGCTTATTGGATGGAGAAACAAAGAGTACACATTAAAATCCATGGCAAGGTTCAGGGAGTATTTTTCAGAGCATCTACCAAAGACAAGGCCCGTGAGCTAAATATTTATGGATTTGTGAAAAATAATTCCGACGGAACAGTAGAAGTTATTGCAGAAGGAGATACCGAGAATCTTCAAAAGCTTCTAGCATGGTGCCATGTGGGGCCAGATCGTTCAAGGGTAGATCATGTAAATACAGATTGGCAGCCTTATCTATCAGAGTTTAAAGAATTTAGCATTAATTAATGATTTAGGATTGGAGAACTTATGATATTAAAATGTATTCCTGGAGGAATTTTTGTAACCAACTGCTATATAATTGGTGATGAAGAAACCAACGAGGGAATTTTGATCGATCCAGGCCAACAGATGGATGAAATTATGTCTGAGGTCAAAAACTCAGGATTAAATATCAATAAGATTGTAAATACCCACACACATATTGACCATGCGGCAGGTGTGCAGAGGGCTAAAGATGAGCTTGGCGTTCCTTTCTATCTACATCCCGAAGACGAGCCAGTTTTAGAATTTCTTCCCGAAGCTGCTGCCAGATATCCCCAGTTTGGCGATGTTAAAGTTCCAAAGATTGATGTATACATTGAAGAAGGCGATGAGATAGAGATCGGAAACTTAAGGGCCAAGGTACTTCATACTCCAGGGCATAGCTGGGGCAGCGTGTGCTTTGTTATAGATGATCATGTGATATCAGGTGATACCCTATTTGCAGGCAGTGTAGGAAGGGTCGATTTAACAGGGGGCACCTCGATGCGTGAGCTCGTTGGTTCAATAAAAACAAAACTCATGTCCCTGCCTGACTCCTATAATGTTTACCCTGGTCATGGTCCATTCACCACGATCGGCGTAGAGAGAAGATCTAACCCATTTATTACAGGTGATTTAGCAATATTGTAAGATGCAAAGAACACTTATCAGAGTCTTACTGGCAGTAGTCATCATATCATTGTTTGTATACCTATTTGCAAGAGAAATAACTCAAGTATATGCGCTTCATCAAGAAAATGAAAAGGTTAAGCTCGAGGCCCAGAAACTAGAGAAAGCAAATCAAGAATTGACAAGAAAAATAGAGCTAATTCAAATAGACGATACTTATAAGGAAAAAGTCATAAGACAAGAATTGGGGATGATAAAGAAAGGTGAAAAGGTCTATCGATTTAAAGAGTAAACTCAAATTTTCAAATTATATTTTGGGCAAAGTTTTTATTGTAGTTCTTTCAATACTTACGCTCGCCCTGATATATAAGAGTAGTTTTCAAAGTTTCAATCTCTACTCTATGCTAGCTTCTTTGCTTGTTATATCTTCACTTGCCTATAAATCTGCAGCTTACATATTTTCTAAGACTAAATATCTGACACTAATAGATAGATTAGAATTCTCACTTTTAATTACTCTTCTATTTGGAATATTACTTGAGATTTCCGGAAATAATTTATTCCCAATAGCGTACGTTATGCTGCCTATTATTGTGCTTTTCTTAGGATGGCATGCCGCTGGGCTTTCTTTGGTTATAGTTTCGGTACTTGTGCTCACGCAGTTTGAGTCTACCTCACCCCCATATCAAATTGCTCTACTACTGCTTTCAACAATTGTTTTGGGATATTTTCTAAGGGGCGGCAAATTTGATTTTGATGTCAATTTGTTTAATAAGGCAAACCCCAAAAAACAGCTTTCGCAAAATCCTATGCCAACAAATTTTCATGATCAAGAAGCTGAATCAGATAACATAAAGGAGCTAAGGTCTGATATCAATAAGGCTCTAGTGATGTTAAGTAAGCTAATCCAAAGCCATAGCATATTGTTCTATATGAAAATGGATGACGGACTTTATATTATTGCAGATTCAATATCTAACAGTCAGGAATATATAGATAGCGGGCAAAGAGTAAGTTTTAGAGGCGGCTACCTTGGCTGGGTATTAAAGACAAAAACCCCAGTGTTAATTACAAGCATAAAAAACGTCAGACAAAATTTGGTCTATTATACAAAAGACATTCCAGTTAGATCTTTATTGGCCACACCGCTTCTAATGAAATCTGAAAAAAATATTCCCGAGAACAAACGTGATGTCGTTGGAATCTTAATAATCGACAGCATGAAGAAAGATGTATTTGGTGAGAAAGAAAAACTTATAGTCTCTCTTATATCAGATAGAATCAGCGAGATAA
This window encodes:
- a CDS encoding septum formation initiator family protein, whose amino-acid sequence is MQRTLIRVLLAVVIISLFVYLFAREITQVYALHQENEKVKLEAQKLEKANQELTRKIELIQIDDTYKEKVIRQELGMIKKGEKVYRFKE
- the thrC gene encoding threonine synthase, with the translated sequence MSKYKAWFRCIDESCGETYPLDEIVYRCRTCKNLLEVTHDMDELKKTSADEWKSIFDDRYRRQSWPYGSSVWGKKEWVCPYVEDENIVSMYEGATNLFWAERFGKQIGMEDIWLKMCGNSHTGSFKDLGMTVLVSVVQQMKASGKEVPAVACASTGDTSAALAAYCASAGIPAIVFLPKDKVSVAQLVQPISNGAMVLSLDTDFDGCMEMVQKICSENNIYLANSINSLRIEGQKTISVELCQQFDWEVPDWIIIPGGNLGNISALGKGFLMMRDLGLIKKLPRLVCAQAEHANPLYLSYLNNFQEFHPVKAKKTLANAIQIGNPVSVNKAIRTLKEFDG
- a CDS encoding acylphosphatase — encoded protein: MEKQRVHIKIHGKVQGVFFRASTKDKARELNIYGFVKNNSDGTVEVIAEGDTENLQKLLAWCHVGPDRSRVDHVNTDWQPYLSEFKEFSIN
- a CDS encoding MBL fold metallo-hydrolase, with product MILKCIPGGIFVTNCYIIGDEETNEGILIDPGQQMDEIMSEVKNSGLNINKIVNTHTHIDHAAGVQRAKDELGVPFYLHPEDEPVLEFLPEAAARYPQFGDVKVPKIDVYIEEGDEIEIGNLRAKVLHTPGHSWGSVCFVIDDHVISGDTLFAGSVGRVDLTGGTSMRELVGSIKTKLMSLPDSYNVYPGHGPFTTIGVERRSNPFITGDLAIL